One segment of Pseudomonas sp. FP2196 DNA contains the following:
- a CDS encoding ABC transporter substrate-binding protein: MTVRSLLCVALLLCSAQALAEATKYPLTIQSCNREVTFKQAPEHAVSHDINMTQMMLALGLKSRMAGYSGVSGWKSVTPDMQSLLDGLPELAAKYPSVETLLNANVDFFFAGWDYGMRVGGDLTPQTLQPLGINVYELTESCAFVMKRPAASLEDTYNDLRNLGKIFDVQDRANALIAQMQAQVAQVRKDLPAEKPRVFLYDSGEDRAMTSGRLGMPQALIDAAGGRNILDDVEASWTRVNWETVVEHNPQVIVIVDYSEITADQKIEFLLKNKALQSVDAIKNQRFIVIPYVQATPGIDNVLAVETLAKGFHGE; the protein is encoded by the coding sequence ATGACTGTGCGTTCCCTGCTTTGCGTCGCTCTACTGCTATGCAGTGCCCAAGCCTTGGCCGAGGCCACGAAATACCCGCTGACCATTCAAAGCTGCAACCGCGAAGTAACCTTCAAACAAGCGCCAGAGCACGCAGTCAGCCACGACATCAACATGACCCAGATGATGCTCGCCCTCGGCCTCAAATCGCGGATGGCCGGTTACAGCGGCGTCAGTGGCTGGAAGTCGGTGACCCCTGACATGCAGTCGCTGCTCGACGGCCTGCCAGAGCTGGCCGCGAAATATCCGTCGGTGGAAACCCTGCTCAACGCCAACGTCGATTTCTTCTTCGCCGGCTGGGATTACGGCATGCGCGTGGGCGGTGATCTCACGCCGCAGACCCTGCAACCACTGGGCATCAATGTCTATGAGCTGACCGAGTCCTGCGCTTTCGTGATGAAACGCCCGGCCGCCTCGCTTGAAGACACCTACAACGACCTGCGCAACCTCGGCAAAATCTTCGACGTGCAAGATCGCGCCAATGCGTTGATCGCCCAGATGCAGGCGCAAGTCGCGCAAGTGCGCAAAGACCTGCCCGCCGAGAAACCACGTGTGTTTCTCTACGACAGCGGCGAAGACCGCGCCATGACTTCCGGTCGCCTCGGCATGCCGCAAGCGCTGATTGATGCGGCGGGTGGGCGCAACATTCTCGATGACGTCGAAGCGAGCTGGACCCGGGTCAACTGGGAAACCGTGGTCGAGCACAACCCGCAGGTGATCGTGATCGTCGACTACAGCGAAATCACCGCCGATCAAAAAATTGAATTCCTGCTGAAGAACAAAGCCCTGCAATCGGTGGACGCAATCAAAAACCAACGCTTCATCGTCATTCCGTATGTGCAGGCCACGCCGGGAATCGACAACGTGCTGGCCGTTGAAACACTGGCCAAAGGTTTCCACGGCGAATGA
- a CDS encoding ABC transporter ATP-binding protein produces the protein MTALTLTNLAWTPLGHGHCHHQFQLRDASLQVAAGEFVGLIGPNGSGKTSLLRCAYRFSQPEHGEVKLDHHNVWKQSSRWCAQRIAVVLQEFPDAFGLTVEEVVAMGRTPHKGLFDGETLEDRNLATQALKSVGLEGFEDHAFATLSGGEKQRVILARALAQQPQLLILDEPTNHLDPRYQLELLQLVKRLQIGTLASIHDLNLAAAFCDRLYVINHGRIVASGTPQQVLTIELLRDVFGVEALIDSHPLHGYPRITWITRP, from the coding sequence ATGACCGCGTTGACCCTCACGAATCTTGCCTGGACACCCTTGGGCCACGGCCACTGTCATCACCAGTTCCAGCTGCGTGATGCATCCTTGCAAGTGGCCGCCGGTGAGTTCGTTGGCCTGATCGGCCCCAACGGCAGCGGCAAGACCAGTCTGTTGCGTTGCGCCTACCGTTTCAGTCAGCCGGAACACGGCGAGGTCAAACTCGATCACCACAACGTGTGGAAACAATCCTCACGCTGGTGCGCGCAACGCATCGCCGTGGTCTTGCAGGAGTTCCCCGACGCCTTCGGCCTGACCGTCGAAGAAGTTGTCGCCATGGGCCGCACGCCGCACAAAGGTCTGTTTGACGGTGAAACCCTCGAAGACCGAAACCTCGCGACTCAAGCGCTCAAATCGGTAGGTCTTGAAGGTTTCGAAGATCACGCCTTCGCCACGCTGTCGGGCGGCGAAAAGCAGCGGGTGATTCTCGCCCGAGCCCTGGCCCAGCAACCGCAACTGCTGATCCTCGACGAGCCGACCAACCACCTCGACCCGCGTTATCAGCTGGAACTGCTGCAACTGGTCAAACGTCTGCAAATCGGCACCCTCGCCAGCATCCACGATCTGAACCTGGCCGCCGCGTTCTGCGACCGACTCTACGTGATCAACCACGGCCGTATCGTCGCCAGCGGCACACCGCAACAAGTCCTCACCATTGAACTGCTGCGCGACGTCTTTGGCGTCGAGGCATTGATCGACTCCCACCCTCTTCACGGCTACCCGCGAATCACCTGGATAACCCGACCATGA
- the urtA gene encoding urea ABC transporter substrate-binding protein, with product MKRRSLIKAFTLTASIAAMGMTWTVQAAETIKVGILHSLSGTMAISETSLKDMALMTIDEINAKGGVNGKMLEPVVVDPASNWPLFAEKGRQLLTQDKVAVVFGCWTSVSRKSVLPVFEELNGLLFYPVQYEGEEMSPNVFYTGAAPNQQAIPAVEYLMSEEGGSAKRYFLLGTDYVYPRTTNKILRSFLHSKGVADKDIEEVYTPFGHSDYQTIVANIKKFSAGGKTAVISTVNGDSNVPFYKELANQGLKATDVPVVAFSVGEEELRGIDTKPLVGNLAAWNYFESVENPQNKKFVADWKAYAKKHNLPGADKAVTNDPMEATYVGIHMWAQAVEKAKSTDVDKVREALAGQTFAAPSGYTLTMDKTNHHLHKPVMIGEIQADGQFNVVWQTEGPIRAQPWSPFIQGNDKKPDYAVKSN from the coding sequence ATGAAGCGTCGCAGTTTGATCAAGGCTTTCACACTCACGGCATCCATTGCCGCGATGGGCATGACCTGGACCGTCCAGGCTGCCGAGACCATCAAGGTCGGGATTCTGCATTCGTTGTCCGGGACCATGGCGATCTCCGAAACATCGCTCAAAGACATGGCGTTGATGACCATCGACGAGATCAACGCCAAGGGCGGCGTCAACGGCAAGATGCTCGAACCGGTGGTCGTCGACCCGGCGTCGAACTGGCCGCTGTTTGCCGAAAAGGGCCGGCAGTTGCTGACTCAGGACAAGGTCGCCGTGGTGTTCGGTTGCTGGACTTCGGTGTCGCGCAAATCGGTGCTGCCGGTGTTCGAAGAACTTAACGGCCTGCTGTTCTACCCGGTGCAGTACGAAGGCGAAGAGATGTCGCCGAACGTGTTCTACACCGGCGCGGCGCCGAACCAGCAGGCGATCCCCGCGGTTGAATACCTGATGAGCGAAGAAGGCGGCAGCGCCAAGCGTTACTTCCTGCTCGGCACCGACTACGTCTACCCGCGCACCACCAACAAGATCCTGCGTTCGTTCCTGCACTCCAAAGGTGTGGCCGACAAGGACATCGAAGAGGTCTACACCCCGTTCGGTCACAGCGACTATCAAACCATCGTTGCCAACATCAAAAAATTCTCGGCTGGCGGCAAGACTGCGGTGATCTCGACGGTCAACGGCGACTCCAACGTGCCGTTCTATAAAGAGCTGGCCAACCAGGGTCTGAAAGCTACCGACGTACCGGTCGTGGCGTTCTCGGTCGGCGAAGAAGAACTGCGCGGCATCGACACCAAACCGCTGGTGGGCAACCTCGCGGCGTGGAACTACTTCGAATCCGTGGAGAACCCGCAGAACAAGAAATTCGTCGCTGACTGGAAAGCCTACGCGAAGAAACACAACCTGCCGGGCGCCGACAAAGCGGTGACCAACGACCCGATGGAAGCCACTTACGTCGGCATCCACATGTGGGCGCAGGCGGTTGAAAAAGCCAAATCCACCGACGTCGACAAAGTCCGCGAAGCCCTCGCCGGCCAGACCTTCGCTGCGCCGTCGGGCTATACGCTGACCATGGACAAGACCAATCACCACCTGCACAAACCGGTAATGATCGGCGAGATTCAGGCCGATGGTCAGTTCAACGTGGTGTGGCAGACCGAAGGGCCGATCCGCGCGCAACCGTGGAGCCCGTTCATTCAAGGCAACGACAAGAAGCCGGATTATGCGGTGAAGAGCAACTGA
- a CDS encoding iron ABC transporter permease, producing MINRRYTLLLLTLGAVLLMSCVVSLGFGPARVPVDVVWRILLHKVFGFGEVNWSAGQEHIVWLIRVPRMLLGALVGAGLALIGAVLQAVTRNPLADPHLLGVTSGATLGAVIVVLHVGEIIGLLTLPIAAFIGALLSMLVVLAIASRHGRLDSDRLLLCGVAVSFVMMAIANLLLFMGDHRASSAVMFWMLGGLGLARWELLSVPAASVLLGLILLLGMARPLNALMAGEQTAVTLGLNARSVRLRVFVIASLMTGVLVSISGSIGFVGLMVPHIARRLVGAEHRRLLPVCVLIGSVFLIWVDVAARTMIAPEDLPIGVATAAIGGLFFIGLMRRR from the coding sequence ATGATCAACCGTCGCTACACGCTGTTGCTGCTCACCCTCGGCGCCGTGCTGTTGATGTCGTGCGTGGTGTCGCTCGGCTTCGGCCCTGCGCGGGTGCCGGTGGACGTGGTCTGGCGGATTCTGCTGCATAAGGTGTTTGGTTTCGGCGAGGTGAACTGGAGCGCCGGGCAGGAACATATCGTCTGGCTGATCCGCGTGCCACGCATGTTGCTCGGCGCGCTGGTGGGTGCCGGGTTGGCCCTGATCGGCGCGGTGCTGCAAGCGGTGACGCGTAATCCACTGGCTGACCCGCATTTGCTCGGCGTCACTTCCGGGGCGACGCTGGGTGCGGTGATCGTGGTGCTGCATGTCGGTGAAATCATCGGCCTGCTGACTTTGCCGATTGCGGCGTTTATCGGCGCCTTGCTGAGCATGCTGGTGGTGCTGGCGATTGCCAGTCGGCATGGCCGGCTCGACAGCGATCGCTTGCTGCTGTGCGGCGTGGCGGTGTCGTTCGTGATGATGGCGATCGCCAATCTGCTGCTGTTCATGGGCGACCACCGCGCCAGTTCGGCGGTGATGTTCTGGATGCTCGGCGGGCTTGGGCTGGCGCGTTGGGAGCTACTCTCCGTGCCGGCCGCCAGCGTGCTGCTAGGGCTGATCTTGCTGCTGGGCATGGCGCGACCGTTGAACGCGTTAATGGCCGGCGAACAGACTGCCGTCACCCTCGGATTGAATGCCCGGTCGGTGCGTCTGCGGGTTTTCGTCATCGCCTCGTTGATGACCGGAGTGCTGGTGTCAATCAGCGGCTCCATCGGTTTTGTCGGGCTGATGGTGCCGCACATTGCACGACGCCTGGTCGGCGCCGAACACCGACGATTGCTGCCGGTGTGCGTGCTGATCGGGAGTGTGTTTCTGATCTGGGTCGACGTCGCCGCACGCACAATGATTGCCCCCGAAGACCTGCCGATCGGCGTCGCTACCGCGGCCATTGGCGGGCTGTTCTTCATCGGCCTGATGCGTCGTCGCTGA
- a CDS encoding DUF2946 domain-containing protein: protein MNRHRLALAWIACFAVLFNMLAMPMTGAMAQAANSPAEQLLWSSFCTGSGTKMVAINIGTTEQQAPSDDNHSNMQHCWCCSGSAPLVALPGHAPQLYFARFESNRSVAPASLQTPTPRQQWPSLNPRASPLV, encoded by the coding sequence ATGAACCGACACCGGCTTGCACTTGCCTGGATCGCCTGCTTTGCAGTGCTGTTCAACATGCTCGCCATGCCGATGACGGGAGCGATGGCGCAGGCGGCCAATTCACCGGCCGAGCAATTGCTCTGGAGCAGTTTCTGCACCGGCAGCGGGACGAAGATGGTGGCGATCAACATCGGCACCACGGAGCAGCAGGCCCCGTCCGACGACAACCATTCCAACATGCAGCATTGCTGGTGTTGCTCGGGTTCAGCGCCATTGGTGGCGCTGCCGGGGCATGCGCCGCAGCTGTATTTCGCCCGCTTTGAGAGTAATCGCAGCGTGGCGCCCGCCTCACTGCAAACACCCACACCGCGCCAGCAATGGCCGAGCCTCAATCCCCGCGCTTCCCCTCTGGTTTGA
- the urtB gene encoding urea ABC transporter permease subunit UrtB: MPTALYRFILAIAMLLPMAAHAGDAEDFVAANPVQQAKLLEAWAAQPDPARIELINALQQGELTIDGQAKILRLNNRLRGLIDTALASHQLLAADAKIRLSAAQQLQKSAKPAQLKFLDQQLAGEKDESVHAALSLALANLQLVDTDPAVRLAAVRLLGETGDPLARTRLEGLLEPGVEADANVRTAAETSLAQVKRKLLIGEILGQAFSGMSLGSILLLAALGLAITFGLLGVINMAHGEMLMLGAYSTYVVQLMFQRYAPQAIEFYPLIALPVAFFVTAAIGMALERTVIRHLYGRPLETLLATWGISLMLIQLVRLLFGAQNVEVANPAWLSGGIQVLPNLVLPYNRIVIIAFALFVVVLTWLLLNKTRLGLNVRAVTQNRNMAACCGVPTGRVDMLAFGLGSGIAGLGGVALSQIGNVGPDLGQSYIIDSFLVVVLGGVGQLAGSVLAAFGLGIANKILEPQIGAVLGKILILALIILFIQKRPQGLFALKGRVID, from the coding sequence ATGCCCACTGCCCTTTATCGCTTCATCCTCGCCATCGCCATGTTGCTGCCGATGGCCGCCCACGCCGGCGACGCCGAAGACTTCGTCGCGGCCAATCCCGTGCAGCAGGCCAAACTGCTCGAAGCCTGGGCCGCGCAGCCCGATCCGGCCCGTATCGAACTGATCAACGCCCTGCAACAAGGCGAGTTGACCATCGACGGCCAAGCGAAAATCCTGCGCCTGAACAACCGCCTGCGGGGTCTGATCGACACCGCTCTGGCCAGCCACCAATTGCTCGCCGCCGACGCCAAAATCCGTCTGAGTGCCGCGCAGCAATTGCAGAAAAGCGCGAAACCCGCGCAGCTGAAATTCCTCGACCAGCAACTGGCTGGTGAAAAAGATGAAAGCGTTCACGCCGCCCTGAGCCTGGCGCTGGCCAATCTGCAACTGGTCGACACTGATCCGGCGGTGCGTCTGGCTGCCGTGCGCTTGCTGGGTGAAACCGGCGATCCACTGGCCCGCACCCGCCTCGAAGGCTTGCTCGAACCGGGTGTCGAAGCCGATGCCAATGTGCGCACGGCCGCCGAAACCAGCCTCGCCCAAGTCAAACGCAAACTGCTGATCGGCGAAATACTCGGTCAGGCGTTCAGCGGCATGTCCCTCGGTTCGATCCTGCTGCTGGCGGCACTCGGACTGGCGATCACCTTCGGCTTGCTCGGCGTGATCAACATGGCCCACGGCGAGATGCTGATGCTCGGCGCCTACTCGACGTATGTGGTGCAACTGATGTTCCAGCGTTATGCACCGCAGGCCATTGAGTTCTATCCGCTGATCGCATTGCCAGTGGCGTTCTTCGTCACCGCCGCCATCGGTATGGCGCTGGAGCGCACGGTGATTCGCCACCTCTATGGCCGACCACTGGAAACCCTGCTCGCGACGTGGGGCATCAGCCTGATGCTGATTCAACTGGTGCGCCTGCTGTTCGGCGCACAGAACGTCGAAGTGGCGAACCCGGCGTGGCTGTCCGGCGGGATTCAGGTGCTGCCGAATCTGGTGCTGCCGTACAACCGCATCGTCATCATCGCGTTCGCACTGTTTGTGGTGGTGCTGACGTGGCTGCTGCTGAACAAGACGCGCCTGGGCCTCAACGTGCGTGCCGTCACCCAGAACCGCAACATGGCGGCCTGCTGCGGCGTTCCGACCGGACGTGTCGACATGCTCGCCTTCGGCCTCGGTTCGGGCATCGCCGGCCTCGGTGGGGTAGCGCTGAGCCAGATCGGCAACGTCGGCCCGGATCTCGGCCAGAGCTACATCATCGACTCGTTCCTGGTCGTGGTGCTTGGCGGTGTTGGCCAGTTGGCCGGCAGCGTGCTCGCAGCGTTCGGCCTCGGTATCGCCAACAAGATTCTCGAACCGCAGATCGGTGCGGTGCTCGGCAAGATCCTGATCCTCGCGCTGATCATTCTGTTTATCCAGAAACGTCCGCAAGGTCTCTTCGCATTGAAAGGACGGGTGATCGACTGA
- a CDS encoding PepSY domain-containing protein, which yields MQKPKPNFYNLAWRWHFYAGLFVAPFMVMLALTGIIYLFKPQLDSLMYSSLLNVPAGHHTVPADDLLQRVKSAYPQGQITQYLPPLNAERSAQFVVKNAGDELNVFIDPYHGDILGEQDAKQNLQAIARAIHGELMIGTVGDRLIEMAAGWGVVLVVSGLFLWWPRGKAAGILWPRLNSRGRVLWRDLHAVTGFWGATLLLVMLLSGMTWTGFWGKQYAQVWNVFPAAMWDSVPTSDIEARSLNSATRQTVPWAMENTPMPMSGDHAEHMAHGGMQQGPAAPTISLQDVQNIATERKVEPGYSITLPTTATGVFTIAVFADDPRNDATLHVDQYSGKVLADVRFEQYGTVARATEIGVMLHEGKMFGTFNQIVVLLICLMILLSAVSGVVIWWKRRPQGKFGVPPLRHDLPKWKTGVVIMLALAVIFPLVGASLVVVWLLDRLLLSRFDRQAESASPSS from the coding sequence ATGCAAAAGCCCAAACCGAATTTCTACAACCTGGCCTGGCGCTGGCATTTCTATGCCGGTTTATTCGTCGCGCCCTTCATGGTGATGCTGGCCCTGACCGGCATCATCTATCTGTTCAAACCGCAGCTCGATTCGCTGATGTACAGCAGCCTGCTCAACGTTCCGGCCGGGCATCACACCGTTCCGGCCGATGACTTGCTGCAACGGGTGAAAAGCGCGTATCCACAGGGCCAGATCACTCAGTACCTGCCGCCGCTTAACGCCGAGCGCAGTGCGCAATTCGTGGTGAAAAATGCCGGCGACGAGCTCAACGTGTTCATTGATCCGTACCACGGCGACATCCTCGGCGAGCAGGATGCCAAGCAGAATCTACAAGCCATCGCCCGTGCCATCCATGGCGAATTGATGATCGGCACCGTCGGCGACCGTTTGATCGAAATGGCCGCCGGGTGGGGCGTGGTGCTGGTGGTGTCGGGGCTGTTCCTGTGGTGGCCGCGCGGTAAGGCGGCGGGGATTCTCTGGCCGCGTTTGAACAGTCGCGGCCGCGTGTTGTGGCGTGACCTGCACGCGGTCACCGGGTTCTGGGGCGCGACCCTGTTGCTGGTGATGCTGCTCAGTGGCATGACCTGGACCGGCTTCTGGGGCAAGCAATACGCACAGGTCTGGAACGTGTTTCCGGCTGCGATGTGGGATAGCGTGCCGACCTCCGACATCGAGGCCCGTAGCCTCAACAGCGCGACACGCCAGACAGTGCCATGGGCGATGGAAAACACGCCGATGCCGATGTCCGGCGACCACGCTGAACACATGGCCCACGGCGGCATGCAACAAGGCCCGGCCGCGCCAACCATCAGCCTGCAAGACGTGCAGAACATCGCCACTGAACGCAAGGTCGAGCCGGGCTACAGCATCACCCTGCCGACCACCGCCACCGGCGTTTTCACCATCGCCGTGTTCGCCGATGACCCGCGCAACGACGCGACCCTGCACGTCGATCAATACTCCGGCAAAGTCCTCGCCGATGTGCGCTTCGAGCAGTACGGCACAGTGGCCCGCGCCACAGAAATCGGCGTGATGCTCCATGAAGGCAAGATGTTCGGCACCTTCAACCAGATCGTCGTGCTGCTGATCTGCCTGATGATTCTGCTCAGCGCCGTCAGCGGCGTGGTGATCTGGTGGAAGCGCCGGCCACAGGGCAAGTTCGGCGTACCGCCGCTGCGTCATGACTTGCCGAAATGGAAAACCGGGGTTGTGATCATGCTGGCGCTGGCGGTGATTTTTCCGCTGGTGGGGGCTTCACTGGTGGTGGTGTGGTTGCTCGATCGACTGCTGCTTTCGCGGTTTGACCGGCAAGCTGAATCGGCCTCACCTTCATCATGA
- a CDS encoding TonB-dependent copper receptor, whose protein sequence is MSRFSAVPRLGSTRATFALNESRIRFRHAIAVLCGALLSPLVLADDHAAHADELSPTVITAIAPSSPLTIVTNPKDPRQPVPASDGGDYLKTIPGFALVRNGGTNGDPVLRGMFGSRLNILTNGSMMLGACPGRMDAPTSYISPETYDKLTVIKGPQTVLYGPGASAGTILFDREPESFGELGTRVNASILAASHGRFDKVVDAAAGGPLGYVRVIGNTAHSDDYRDGNNDIVASRYDKWNGDVALGWTPDTDTLIELTAGKGDGEARYAGRGMDGSQFLRESLGLRFEKSNITDVLEKLEAQVYYNYADHVMDNYTLRTPSGTGMMAGPMASNVDRRTLGARIKATWRWADIQLITGLDAQTNEHRQRSAMGIDTYKNVPRNKDADFHNYGVFSEMTWYAADRDRLITGARIDRASAKDYRQTTGSGMMARPNPTADNTRADTLPGGFVRYEHDLADSPTTLYAGLGHAQRFPDYWELFSPKSGPAGSVNAFDSIKPEKTTQLDFGVNYKNADLEAWASGYIGVVRDYILFDYTPGMMGMSTSRADNIDARIMGGELGAAYNLTDNWKADATLAYAWGKNSSDGKALPQMPPLDARFGLTYSEDHWSAGALWRVVAAQNRIDQNRGNVVGKDYDKSSGFGVFSLNGAYRINKNWKVSSGVDNLFGKAYAEHLNLAGNAGFGYPANDPQAINEPGRTLWTKVDMSF, encoded by the coding sequence ATGTCCAGGTTTTCTGCTGTTCCACGTCTGGGTTCTACCCGGGCGACCTTCGCTTTGAACGAATCGCGCATTCGTTTCAGGCACGCTATCGCCGTCCTTTGCGGTGCCCTGCTGTCCCCACTGGTGCTGGCCGACGACCACGCCGCACACGCGGATGAACTGAGCCCGACGGTGATCACCGCCATCGCGCCGAGTTCGCCGCTGACCATCGTCACCAACCCCAAAGACCCGCGCCAACCGGTGCCAGCCAGTGATGGCGGCGATTATCTGAAGACCATTCCGGGGTTCGCGCTGGTGCGCAATGGCGGCACCAATGGCGATCCGGTGCTGCGCGGCATGTTCGGTTCGCGCCTGAATATCCTCACCAACGGCAGCATGATGCTCGGCGCCTGCCCCGGTCGAATGGACGCGCCGACCTCTTACATCTCGCCGGAAACCTACGACAAGCTCACCGTAATCAAAGGCCCGCAAACCGTGCTGTATGGTCCGGGCGCCTCGGCCGGCACGATTCTGTTCGACCGTGAGCCGGAGAGCTTTGGTGAACTTGGCACGCGGGTGAACGCGAGCATTCTGGCCGCCTCTCACGGACGTTTCGATAAAGTTGTCGATGCCGCAGCCGGCGGGCCGTTGGGTTACGTGCGGGTGATCGGCAACACCGCGCACTCCGACGATTATCGCGACGGCAATAACGACATCGTCGCCTCGCGCTACGACAAGTGGAACGGCGACGTGGCGCTCGGCTGGACGCCGGACACAGACACCCTGATCGAGCTGACCGCTGGCAAGGGCGACGGCGAAGCCCGCTACGCCGGTCGCGGCATGGACGGCTCGCAGTTCCTGCGTGAAAGCCTCGGCCTGCGCTTCGAAAAGTCCAACATCACTGACGTGCTGGAGAAGCTGGAAGCGCAGGTCTACTACAACTACGCCGACCACGTCATGGACAACTACACCCTGCGCACGCCGTCCGGCACCGGGATGATGGCCGGGCCAATGGCGTCCAACGTCGACCGTCGCACCCTCGGCGCGCGTATCAAAGCGACCTGGCGCTGGGCTGACATTCAACTGATCACCGGTCTCGACGCGCAGACCAATGAACACCGCCAACGCAGTGCAATGGGCATCGATACCTACAAGAATGTGCCGCGCAACAAGGACGCCGATTTCCATAACTACGGCGTGTTCAGTGAAATGACCTGGTACGCCGCCGACCGTGATCGCCTCATCACCGGCGCCCGAATCGACCGCGCTTCGGCCAAGGATTACCGGCAGACCACCGGCTCGGGAATGATGGCCCGCCCCAATCCAACCGCCGACAACACCCGTGCCGACACATTGCCCGGCGGCTTCGTGCGTTACGAGCATGACCTGGCCGACAGCCCGACAACGCTCTACGCAGGCTTGGGCCATGCGCAGCGTTTCCCGGATTACTGGGAGCTGTTTTCGCCGAAGTCCGGCCCTGCGGGGTCGGTCAATGCATTCGATTCGATCAAACCGGAAAAGACCACTCAGCTCGACTTCGGCGTGAACTACAAGAACGCCGACCTCGAAGCCTGGGCCTCGGGCTACATCGGCGTGGTGCGCGACTACATCCTCTTCGACTACACGCCGGGAATGATGGGCATGAGCACTTCGCGCGCCGACAACATCGACGCGCGAATCATGGGCGGAGAACTCGGTGCCGCTTACAACCTCACCGATAACTGGAAAGCCGATGCGACCCTGGCCTACGCCTGGGGCAAGAACAGCAGCGACGGCAAGGCACTGCCGCAGATGCCGCCGCTGGATGCACGTTTCGGCCTGACCTACAGCGAAGACCACTGGAGCGCCGGCGCGCTGTGGAGGGTGGTAGCCGCGCAAAACCGTATCGACCAGAACAGGGGCAACGTGGTCGGCAAGGATTACGACAAGAGTTCGGGCTTCGGCGTGTTCTCGCTTAACGGTGCCTATCGGATCAACAAAAACTGGAAGGTCAGCAGCGGCGTCGACAACCTGTTCGGCAAGGCTTACGCCGAACACCTGAACCTGGCGGGCAACGCCGGGTTCGGCTACCCGGCCAACGACCCGCAAGCCATCAACGAACCGGGGCGCACGCTCTGGACCAAGGTGGACATGAGTTTCTGA
- a CDS encoding copper chaperone PCu(A)C: MLNKIIVIAALLLPACFAHAHEYKAGELEIAHPWSQELPPNAPTVAAYFIIHNAGKTADRLLSVDSPIAPEAQLHEHVMQGDLMKMQQVPSVEIPAGGNVTFAPMAYHVMLLNPTDRSLLSDGKRFPLTMHFEKAGDVTVEVAVQKKPPETTQAHAHQ; encoded by the coding sequence ATGTTGAACAAAATCATCGTCATCGCTGCGCTGTTGCTGCCGGCGTGCTTCGCCCATGCCCACGAATACAAGGCCGGGGAGCTGGAGATTGCTCACCCGTGGTCGCAGGAACTGCCCCCGAATGCGCCGACCGTTGCGGCGTACTTCATCATTCATAACGCCGGCAAAACCGCCGACCGATTGCTCAGCGTCGACTCGCCAATCGCCCCCGAGGCGCAATTGCACGAGCATGTAATGCAGGGCGATCTGATGAAGATGCAGCAAGTGCCGAGCGTCGAAATCCCGGCCGGCGGCAATGTCACTTTCGCACCGATGGCCTATCACGTGATGCTGCTCAACCCGACGGATCGCAGCCTGCTCAGCGACGGCAAACGCTTCCCGTTGACCATGCATTTCGAGAAGGCCGGTGACGTCACCGTCGAAGTTGCCGTGCAGAAGAAACCGCCGGAAACCACCCAAGCCCACGCGCACCAGTAA
- a CDS encoding DUF2946 domain-containing protein, whose protein sequence is MRPSSARSIRSSRQHGSWIALFAMLMIFIGPLISQSMPMDQHASTSMPMSIDMSMDMPGMDHAGQDAKPAAEHCPPQSSHHALWEKCGYCSLLFNCPALTGGGTFAAFSIAHANTFTSPSPRLGHARQTFFPGARTRAPPIAA, encoded by the coding sequence ATGCGCCCGTCCAGCGCCAGGTCTATCCGCAGCAGCCGTCAGCACGGCAGCTGGATCGCCCTGTTCGCCATGTTGATGATCTTCATCGGCCCACTGATTTCTCAGTCGATGCCGATGGATCAGCACGCCTCGACGTCCATGCCGATGAGCATCGACATGTCGATGGACATGCCAGGCATGGATCACGCCGGACAAGACGCCAAACCCGCCGCCGAGCATTGCCCGCCGCAATCCTCGCACCACGCTCTGTGGGAAAAGTGCGGCTACTGCAGCCTGCTGTTCAATTGCCCGGCACTGACCGGCGGCGGCACGTTCGCCGCATTCAGCATCGCCCACGCCAACACCTTCACCTCGCCTTCCCCGCGCCTGGGCCATGCCCGGCAAACCTTCTTCCCCGGCGCCCGCACGCGCGCCCCGCCCATCGCAGCGTAA